The Kitasatospora sp. NBC_01287 genome contains a region encoding:
- the secE gene encoding preprotein translocase subunit SecE, with translation MAGPTTRDRGKAPSSKPRGVRGLLARLSLFYRQIVAELRKVVWPTRSELTSYTGVVLSFVTVMIMLVYGLDTAFAHLSFAIFG, from the coding sequence ATGGCTGGACCCACGACCCGCGATCGGGGCAAGGCCCCCTCGTCGAAACCGCGCGGTGTGCGCGGCCTGCTGGCACGGCTCTCGCTCTTCTACCGGCAGATCGTCGCCGAGCTGCGCAAAGTCGTCTGGCCCACCCGCTCGGAGCTGACCAGCTACACCGGCGTGGTGCTGAGCTTCGTGACGGTCATGATCATGCTGGTCTACGGCCTCGACACCGCCTTCGCGCACCTGAGCTTCGCGATCTTCGGCTAG
- a CDS encoding heavy metal-binding domain-containing protein, protein MTESWSGAGLPPAAAARIAEGRSSGTWSSALSTGEFAAIRSVGFEPVGQVMGSAVYHVGRSGRYWGYHSCTYGAVRRAGGRYYSSGIALSGEGAPSAGLVQVMDTARRTALDRMAAECTALGGDGVVAAQLTMAPFLGAPNCLEFQVIGTAVRAAGPVRPRRPFTSHLDGQGFAKLITAGWVPVELLVGMSVGVRHNDYRTLMQNSMWSNQEVDGWSALVHSVRSDARAQLRRQGLGYGGDGVILADSDLRIWEEPCMNSSNDQSDHLAESTLIGTAIARFTSAPARPRTLTVMPLNGGDRLSRRLAQARRPGARG, encoded by the coding sequence ATGACGGAGTCGTGGAGCGGAGCGGGGCTGCCGCCCGCAGCCGCGGCGCGGATCGCCGAGGGGCGGTCCAGCGGGACCTGGTCCTCGGCGCTGTCGACGGGCGAGTTCGCCGCGATCAGATCGGTCGGGTTCGAGCCGGTCGGCCAGGTGATGGGCTCGGCGGTCTACCACGTCGGCCGCAGCGGCCGGTACTGGGGCTACCACTCCTGCACCTACGGCGCCGTGCGGCGCGCCGGCGGCCGGTACTACAGCAGCGGCATCGCGCTCTCCGGCGAGGGCGCGCCCTCCGCGGGGCTGGTGCAGGTGATGGACACGGCCCGGCGCACCGCGCTGGACCGGATGGCCGCCGAGTGCACCGCCCTGGGCGGCGACGGCGTGGTGGCCGCACAGCTGACGATGGCTCCGTTCCTGGGGGCGCCCAACTGCCTGGAGTTCCAGGTGATCGGCACGGCCGTGCGGGCCGCCGGCCCGGTGCGCCCGCGCCGGCCCTTCACCTCGCACCTGGACGGCCAGGGCTTCGCCAAGCTGATCACGGCCGGCTGGGTGCCGGTGGAGCTGCTGGTCGGGATGTCGGTCGGGGTGCGCCACAACGACTACCGGACCCTGATGCAGAACTCCATGTGGTCCAACCAGGAGGTGGACGGCTGGTCCGCGCTGGTGCACAGCGTGCGCTCCGACGCCCGCGCCCAACTGCGCCGCCAGGGCCTGGGGTACGGCGGTGACGGGGTGATCCTGGCCGACTCCGACCTGCGGATCTGGGAGGAGCCCTGCATGAACAGCTCCAACGACCAGAGTGACCACCTCGCCGAGAGCACCCTGATCGGCACCGCGATCGCCCGCTTCACCTCCGCGCCGGCCCGGCCGCGCACGCTGACGGTCATGCCGCTGAACGGCGGTGACCGGCTGAGCCGGCGCCTGGCGCAGGCCCGCCGACCGGGCGCCCGCGGTTAG
- a CDS encoding heavy metal-binding domain-containing protein produces the protein MNTFDPSAQGVPADAMRRLAELEPGKPGSIFTSDLSVNEFLLVREAGFKPIGLVLGSSIYHVGIQLGRWGKNQELETLSQAMYHARELAMTRMEAEAAQLGADGIVGVRLSVEAREFGTDIAEFIAIGTAVKADRPAPDGSSWRNNKGQPFTSDLSGQDFWTLIRAGYAPLGMTMGTCVYHIAHQKMSSVFSNVGKNVEIEQYTQALYDARELAMARMQAEAEELKAEGIVGVQLNAHNHRWGGHTTEFFAIGTAVRPLRADHEIERPTMVLSLDN, from the coding sequence ATGAACACCTTCGATCCGTCCGCGCAGGGTGTGCCCGCCGACGCGATGCGGCGCCTCGCGGAGCTGGAGCCGGGCAAGCCCGGCTCGATCTTCACCAGCGACCTGTCGGTCAACGAGTTCCTGCTGGTCCGCGAGGCCGGGTTCAAGCCGATCGGCCTGGTCCTGGGCAGCTCGATCTACCACGTCGGGATCCAGCTCGGGCGCTGGGGCAAGAACCAGGAGCTGGAGACGCTCAGCCAGGCGATGTACCACGCCCGCGAGTTGGCGATGACCCGGATGGAGGCCGAGGCGGCCCAGCTGGGCGCGGACGGCATCGTCGGGGTCCGGCTGAGCGTGGAGGCTCGCGAATTCGGCACCGACATCGCCGAGTTCATCGCCATCGGCACCGCCGTCAAGGCCGACCGGCCCGCACCGGACGGCAGCAGCTGGCGCAACAACAAGGGCCAGCCGTTCACCTCCGACCTCTCAGGCCAGGACTTCTGGACGCTGATCCGGGCCGGCTACGCGCCGCTGGGCATGACCATGGGCACCTGCGTCTACCACATCGCGCACCAGAAGATGAGTTCGGTCTTCTCCAACGTCGGCAAGAACGTGGAGATCGAGCAGTACACCCAGGCGCTCTACGACGCCCGCGAGCTGGCGATGGCGCGGATGCAGGCGGAGGCGGAGGAGCTGAAGGCCGAGGGAATCGTCGGCGTCCAGCTGAACGCCCACAACCACCGCTGGGGCGGCCACACCACCGAGTTCTTCGCGATCGGCACGGCCGTGCGCCCGCTGCGGGCCGACCACGAGATCGAGCGGCCCACCATGGTGCTGAGCCTGGACAACTGA
- the mdlC gene encoding benzoylformate decarboxylase, which translates to MSENSGEFRTVREATLEVLRQLGLTTIFSNPSHTEMKLFEDWPDDFRFVMGLQEASIVGMADGYAQATGSASLVIINGGPGLGNAMGSVYTAATAHTPMVILGGQQARKMVAGEPFLNARHATQLPEPYIKWAGEPARPQDVPALLVKAFHIANQAPQGPVFVAVPEDDWVRPAGENPLPERVVKAAVVPDPAVLRELADVLNRAERPGIVAGPTVDAQGARQDLIALAEKLNARVWGAPVWPRASFPENHPLFGGVLPPIPELISAKLEHHDVVVVIGSPTFTLFTCADLFSTEPAGPDLSEQPQLPAGTAFYHLTDNPEAAAWSMAGTSYVLPPGPAVTGLLDLVEEKPKVALAPTREPIPVPEASEPLSQAYLFHLVSQELPEDAILFEELPIARADFHEQIPLGPDNGYFATASGALGFPFAGAVGYALARPERRAVVVVGEGSAQYTLHSLWTAAQHRLPVTYIIPNNNGYLSLKYYLKDQEAWRVGWDLPDLDMAALARGFGVPAERIETPERLREALKSAFTVDGPVLLDVVVADPGLFRL; encoded by the coding sequence GTGAGCGAGAACAGCGGCGAGTTCCGGACGGTGCGTGAGGCGACGCTGGAGGTGCTGCGTCAGCTCGGGCTGACCACCATCTTCAGCAACCCGAGCCACACCGAGATGAAGCTCTTCGAGGACTGGCCGGACGACTTCCGGTTCGTCATGGGCCTGCAGGAGGCTTCGATCGTCGGCATGGCCGACGGCTACGCCCAGGCCACCGGCTCGGCGTCACTGGTGATCATCAACGGCGGTCCGGGCCTGGGCAACGCGATGGGCTCGGTGTACACGGCGGCGACCGCGCACACCCCGATGGTCATCCTGGGTGGCCAGCAGGCCCGCAAGATGGTGGCGGGCGAGCCGTTCCTCAACGCCCGGCACGCCACCCAGCTGCCGGAGCCCTACATCAAGTGGGCCGGTGAGCCGGCCCGCCCGCAGGACGTGCCCGCACTGCTGGTCAAGGCCTTCCACATCGCCAACCAGGCCCCGCAGGGTCCGGTCTTCGTGGCCGTCCCCGAGGACGACTGGGTGCGCCCGGCGGGCGAGAACCCGCTGCCGGAGCGCGTCGTCAAGGCCGCGGTGGTGCCGGACCCGGCGGTGCTCCGCGAGCTGGCCGACGTGCTCAACCGGGCCGAGCGCCCGGGCATCGTGGCCGGCCCGACGGTGGACGCCCAGGGCGCGCGCCAGGACCTGATCGCGCTCGCCGAGAAGCTGAACGCCCGGGTCTGGGGCGCGCCGGTGTGGCCCCGGGCGAGCTTCCCGGAGAACCACCCGCTCTTCGGTGGCGTGCTGCCACCGATCCCCGAGCTGATCTCGGCCAAGCTGGAGCACCACGACGTCGTGGTGGTGATCGGTTCGCCGACCTTCACCCTCTTCACCTGCGCCGACCTCTTCTCGACCGAACCGGCCGGGCCCGACCTGTCCGAGCAGCCGCAGCTGCCGGCCGGGACGGCGTTCTACCACCTCACGGACAACCCGGAGGCGGCGGCCTGGTCGATGGCGGGCACCAGCTACGTGTTGCCCCCCGGCCCGGCGGTCACCGGCCTGCTCGACCTGGTCGAGGAGAAGCCGAAGGTGGCGCTGGCGCCGACCCGCGAGCCGATCCCGGTGCCGGAGGCCTCCGAGCCGCTCTCCCAGGCCTACCTGTTCCACCTGGTGTCGCAGGAGCTGCCCGAGGACGCGATCCTCTTCGAGGAACTGCCGATCGCCCGCGCGGACTTCCACGAGCAGATCCCGCTCGGCCCGGACAACGGCTACTTCGCCACCGCCTCGGGTGCCCTGGGCTTCCCGTTCGCCGGTGCGGTGGGCTACGCGCTCGCCCGCCCGGAGCGGCGCGCGGTGGTCGTGGTGGGTGAGGGCTCGGCGCAGTACACCCTGCACTCGCTCTGGACGGCCGCGCAGCACCGCCTGCCGGTCACCTACATCATCCCGAACAACAACGGCTACCTGTCGCTGAAGTACTACCTGAAGGACCAGGAGGCCTGGCGGGTCGGCTGGGACCTGCCGGACCTCGACATGGCGGCGCTGGCCCGCGGCTTCGGCGTCCCGGCCGAGCGGATCGAGACGCCCGAGCGGCTGCGGGAGGCGCTGAAGTCGGCGTTCACCGTGGACGGCCCGGTGCTGCTCGACGTGGTGGTGGCCGACCCGGGGCTGTTCCGCCTCTGA
- a CDS encoding MarR family winged helix-turn-helix transcriptional regulator: MAETRWLDEQEMAAWRGFIMATSLVARRLEQQLKDDSGLSHTQYEILVHLSAVPEGELRMAELADRVVTSKSGLTYQIAQLEKAGLVGRRSCPSDVRGVFACLTEHGREVLRAAAPGHVGAVRAALIDVLDREQLTVLAEALGEVARRLRD, translated from the coding sequence ATGGCAGAGACCCGGTGGCTGGACGAGCAGGAGATGGCGGCCTGGCGCGGCTTCATCATGGCGACCAGCCTGGTGGCACGACGCCTGGAGCAGCAGCTCAAGGACGACTCCGGGCTGTCGCACACCCAGTACGAGATCCTGGTGCACCTCTCCGCCGTCCCCGAAGGCGAGCTGCGGATGGCCGAGCTGGCCGACCGGGTGGTCACCTCCAAGAGCGGGCTCACCTACCAGATCGCCCAGTTGGAGAAGGCGGGGCTGGTCGGTCGGCGGTCGTGTCCGAGCGATGTGCGCGGCGTCTTCGCCTGCCTCACCGAGCACGGGCGCGAGGTGCTGCGGGCGGCGGCGCCCGGGCATGTCGGCGCCGTGCGCGCGGCCCTGATCGATGTGCTGGACCGCGAGCAGCTCACCGTGCTCGCCGAGGCGCTGGGTGAGGTCGCCCGCCGGCTGCGCGATTGA
- a CDS encoding cytochrome P450 — translation MPDQLHADQLHAAQPHAAPPADPGPRVAQPPSDPPPRIDLADPAFWELPAERRAAAFRRLRALPGPVHFTERPQGPLRGERGFHALVRHADVLAASRDPRVFRSAPGVTTPAPARWVRLLFGDSMVNLDDPRHAQLRRIVARSFTPRLLARAEADINATAARLVDRVIAERPADFVPAVAAQLPFQVICAMMGIPEQRRALILRQIDRASAHAGVHRSLGARIRLPGQGLRALGRMQLLVAELGRERRRRPAEDLISALVAADLDGRGLTGRELGAFFSLLLVAGVETTRNALAHGLHLLTVHPEQRALMLADPERHLDGAVDEILRHATPIIQFRRTLAADHQLGATRLARGEQVLLCYGSANRDEAVFPDPEAFDITRHPNPHLAFGGGGPHFCLGAHLARQEMKALYRELFARLPDIRATAAPEITPSSFDHRVRSLPFTFTPPERD, via the coding sequence ATGCCTGACCAGCTGCACGCCGATCAACTGCACGCCGCCCAGCCGCACGCCGCTCCGCCGGCTGATCCCGGGCCGCGGGTCGCCCAGCCGCCCAGCGATCCGCCCCCCAGGATCGACCTGGCCGATCCCGCCTTCTGGGAGCTGCCCGCCGAGCGGCGGGCCGCCGCCTTCCGCCGGCTGCGCGCCCTGCCCGGACCGGTGCACTTCACCGAGCGTCCCCAGGGTCCGCTGCGCGGTGAGCGCGGCTTCCACGCCCTGGTCCGCCATGCCGATGTGCTCGCCGCCAGCCGTGACCCGCGGGTGTTCCGCAGCGCGCCCGGCGTCACCACGCCCGCTCCGGCCCGTTGGGTGCGCCTGCTCTTCGGCGACTCCATGGTCAACCTGGACGATCCGCGCCACGCCCAGCTGCGCCGGATCGTCGCCAGGTCCTTCACCCCGCGCCTGCTCGCCCGGGCCGAGGCGGACATCAACGCGACCGCCGCCCGGCTGGTCGACCGGGTGATCGCCGAGCGCCCCGCGGACTTCGTGCCCGCCGTCGCGGCCCAGCTCCCGTTCCAGGTGATCTGCGCGATGATGGGCATCCCGGAGCAGCGCCGCGCGCTGATCCTGCGCCAGATCGACCGCGCCTCGGCGCACGCCGGTGTCCACCGCTCGCTGGGTGCCCGGATCCGGCTGCCGGGCCAGGGCCTGCGCGCGCTGGGCCGGATGCAGCTGCTGGTCGCCGAGCTGGGGCGGGAGCGCCGTCGCCGTCCCGCCGAGGACCTGATCTCCGCCCTGGTCGCCGCCGACCTGGACGGCCGCGGCCTGACCGGTCGCGAGCTCGGCGCCTTCTTCTCCCTGCTCCTGGTGGCCGGGGTGGAGACCACCCGCAACGCGCTCGCCCACGGCCTGCACCTGCTCACCGTCCACCCCGAGCAGCGCGCCCTGATGCTCGCCGACCCCGAGCGGCACCTGGACGGCGCGGTGGACGAGATCCTGCGCCACGCCACCCCGATCATCCAGTTCCGCCGGACCCTGGCCGCCGACCACCAGCTCGGCGCCACCCGCTTGGCCCGCGGCGAGCAGGTGCTGCTCTGCTACGGCTCGGCCAACCGCGACGAGGCGGTCTTCCCCGATCCCGAGGCCTTCGACATCACCCGGCACCCCAACCCGCACCTGGCCTTCGGCGGCGGCGGTCCGCACTTCTGCCTCGGCGCCCACCTGGCCCGCCAGGAGATGAAGGCCCTCTACCGCGAACTCTTCGCCCGCCTGCCCGACATCCGCGCCACGGCCGCCCCCGAGATCACCCCGTCCAGCTTCGACCACCGGGTCCGCTCGCTGCCTTTCACCTTCACTCCACCCGAGCGCGACTGA
- a CDS encoding NADPH-dependent F420 reductase, whose product MDIGILGSGMIGGAVGRLLVDAGHRVAVANSRGPASLAALVADLGPGARAASAAGAIAFGAPVVVLAIPFGRYQELPVAELAGKVVVDTTNYTPARDGRIAELVSGGTTSSELIAAFLPAARVVKSLNTLYFKTLLDRADRLAPSAERTALFVSGDDGEANALVASLVAEIGFAAVAAGSLREGDARQGTGSAVFNVPLTPAQVPREGW is encoded by the coding sequence ATGGACATCGGGATTCTGGGCAGCGGAATGATCGGCGGCGCGGTCGGCCGGCTGCTGGTGGACGCCGGCCACCGGGTGGCGGTCGCCAACTCGCGCGGGCCGGCCTCGCTGGCCGCCCTGGTGGCCGACCTGGGCCCGGGGGCGCGGGCGGCGAGCGCCGCGGGGGCGATCGCCTTCGGTGCCCCCGTGGTGGTGCTGGCGATCCCGTTCGGGCGCTACCAGGAGCTGCCGGTTGCCGAGTTGGCGGGCAAGGTGGTGGTGGACACCACCAACTACACGCCGGCGCGGGACGGCCGGATCGCCGAGCTGGTGTCCGGCGGGACCACCTCCAGTGAGCTGATCGCCGCCTTCCTGCCCGCCGCGCGGGTGGTGAAGTCACTGAACACCCTGTACTTCAAGACCCTGCTGGACCGGGCCGACCGCCTCGCGCCGTCGGCCGAGCGCACCGCGCTCTTCGTGTCCGGCGACGACGGCGAGGCGAACGCACTGGTCGCCTCGCTGGTGGCGGAGATCGGGTTCGCCGCGGTGGCGGCGGGCTCGCTGCGGGAAGGCGACGCGCGCCAGGGGACGGGCTCAGCGGTGTTCAACGTGCCGCTGACCCCGGCCCAGGTGCCGCGCGAGGGCTGGTGA
- a CDS encoding cupin domain-containing protein — MRVIAKSGLPSVVIDGETAAHIFQGVSAGTTVSAFIVDVAGQVGPDRHTHPYDEVFVIVEGNVRIEAGDEVVDGTPEQIVVVEARVPHTFYNLGPGPARMVNIHAAERAVTEFTADRHGHNDSYQYAREN; from the coding sequence ATGAGAGTCATAGCGAAGAGCGGTCTGCCCAGCGTGGTGATCGACGGCGAGACCGCCGCACACATCTTCCAGGGGGTGTCGGCGGGCACCACCGTGTCGGCGTTCATCGTCGACGTGGCCGGGCAGGTCGGGCCGGACCGGCACACCCATCCGTACGACGAGGTCTTCGTGATCGTCGAGGGCAATGTGCGGATCGAGGCGGGTGACGAGGTGGTGGACGGCACGCCGGAGCAGATCGTCGTCGTCGAGGCGCGGGTGCCGCACACCTTCTACAACCTGGGCCCCGGCCCGGCCCGGATGGTGAACATCCACGCGGCCGAGCGGGCGGTGACGGAGTTCACCGCCGACCGGCACGGCCACAACGACAGCTACCAGTACGCGCGCGAGAACTGA
- a CDS encoding CHAD domain-containing protein: MAATHAAHPERALTYRGLPAEPLRLGTLPRVAEVVHGMPEEQVRICHDTPELRLLAHGRTLTGPEPDWCLTLPDGTEHHAPPAAATPSVIPAELADRLRAYTGGRTPHPVLRLRTRHARTRLFDAGGRALAELDRAETLAQPLHATPGPVRLVGWTRTEVRLVHGRPRLLAALDAQLRAQGLTAAPDPPPTALLARRREPAARRVPARRVAPGTAGAALAAYLRGRTDELLALDAAVRRDEPDAVHRMRVCCRRLRSALTAGRRLLRRGGVGPLPEELRWLGQVLGRARDAEATGERLAAACAELPPAAAPGQLAAHLTARFRRRYADARLQVLEVLDSERYFELLDALGTLAERPPLRGRARRGRAELARLLRREQRRTGRRLRAALAHPAGPGRDEALHRARKAAKRARYTAELAGRDAARLARRMRDLQEALGGYQDAVTAERLLPQLAAQARADGEDTFGYGVLFAAQRPAARAALRDARPAGRRARARRLTRLR, translated from the coding sequence ATGGCCGCCACGCACGCCGCGCACCCCGAGCGCGCGCTGACGTACCGGGGCCTGCCGGCCGAACCGCTGCGCCTCGGCACCCTGCCGCGCGTCGCCGAGGTCGTGCACGGCATGCCCGAGGAGCAGGTCCGGATCTGCCACGACACCCCCGAGCTGCGCCTGCTCGCCCACGGCCGCACCCTCACCGGACCCGAACCCGACTGGTGCCTGACCCTGCCCGACGGCACCGAGCACCACGCCCCACCCGCCGCCGCCACCCCCTCCGTCATCCCCGCCGAACTCGCCGACCGGTTGCGCGCCTACACCGGCGGCCGCACCCCGCACCCGGTCCTGCGCCTGCGCACCCGGCACGCGCGCACCCGGCTCTTCGACGCGGGCGGCCGCGCCCTCGCCGAGCTCGACCGCGCCGAGACCCTCGCCCAGCCCCTCCACGCCACCCCGGGACCGGTCCGGCTGGTCGGCTGGACGCGCACCGAGGTGCGGTTGGTCCACGGCCGTCCCCGGCTGCTCGCCGCCCTGGACGCCCAGCTGCGCGCCCAGGGCCTCACCGCGGCCCCCGACCCGCCGCCGACCGCCCTGCTCGCCCGGCGCCGGGAGCCCGCCGCCCGCCGGGTGCCCGCCCGCCGCGTCGCCCCCGGCACCGCCGGAGCCGCGCTCGCCGCCTACCTGCGCGGCCGCACCGACGAGTTGCTCGCGCTGGACGCGGCGGTCCGCCGGGACGAGCCCGACGCGGTGCACCGGATGCGGGTCTGCTGCCGCCGCCTGCGCAGCGCCCTGACCGCCGGCCGGCGCTTGCTGCGCCGCGGCGGGGTCGGGCCGCTGCCCGAGGAACTCCGCTGGCTCGGCCAGGTCCTGGGCAGGGCCAGGGACGCCGAGGCCACCGGCGAGCGCCTCGCCGCCGCCTGCGCCGAGCTGCCGCCGGCCGCCGCACCGGGACAGCTCGCCGCCCACCTCACCGCCCGGTTCCGGCGGCGCTACGCCGACGCCCGTCTGCAGGTGCTCGAAGTCCTCGACAGCGAGAGGTACTTCGAGCTGCTCGACGCCCTGGGGACGCTGGCCGAACGGCCGCCGCTGCGCGGCCGGGCCCGGCGCGGGCGGGCCGAGCTGGCCCGGCTGCTGCGCCGCGAGCAGCGCCGCACCGGCCGGCGGCTGCGCGCCGCACTGGCCCACCCCGCCGGTCCCGGCCGCGACGAGGCGCTGCACCGGGCCCGCAAGGCCGCCAAACGCGCCCGCTACACCGCCGAGTTGGCCGGCCGTGACGCGGCTCGCCTGGCCCGGCGGATGCGCGACCTGCAGGAGGCGCTGGGCGGCTACCAGGACGCGGTGACCGCCGAGCGGCTGCTACCCCAACTCGCCGCGCAGGCACGGGCGGACGGCGAGGACACCTTCGGCTACGGCGTGCTGTTCGCCGCCCAGCGACCCGCCGCCCGGGCCGCGCTGCGCGACGCCCGCCCCGCGGGTCGCCGGGCCCGCGCGCGGCGGTTGACCCGGCTGCGGTGA
- a CDS encoding MFS transporter yields MSTTVQPGRARARGNLALGALGLGAFVVGTAELVIVGILDLVAKDLKVSVGTAGLLVTAYALGICIGGPLLTVLTVRLGRRVLLGLTLAAFIVGNVLALSAVNFGMLVLARVITGSVHGLFVGVASMVAANLVTPERRGQAVAMVFGGIAVSTVVGVPLGTLVGQAVSWQAAFVGIVILAAIALVAVVALVPSMPAQTDSGLRDQAKFAFAPRVLAMLAVGLLLLGGEFAAFTYIASFLQDVTKVSGGAVSGFVLAFGVASAIGAIVGGRFADRNASATLLICNVGLVVALVVLKLVGASPIPVIVVLALWGLVGFGLTPAFQLRVISLAGPGGGLAATLGASAVNAGIAAGAAVGGWAQSSHGSGAVVVTGAVVCAVALPATWASRFLTPPSQGETVVAAAGPAAALVADSGAVHAD; encoded by the coding sequence ATGAGTACGACCGTGCAACCGGGACGGGCGCGGGCCCGAGGAAACCTGGCGCTGGGAGCACTCGGGCTGGGCGCTTTCGTGGTCGGTACGGCCGAGTTGGTGATCGTCGGGATCCTGGACCTGGTGGCGAAGGATCTGAAGGTCTCCGTCGGTACGGCCGGGCTGCTGGTGACCGCCTATGCGCTCGGCATCTGTATCGGTGGCCCGCTGCTGACGGTGCTGACCGTCCGGCTGGGCCGGCGGGTGCTGCTGGGGTTGACGCTGGCCGCCTTCATCGTCGGCAACGTGCTGGCGCTGAGCGCGGTGAACTTCGGGATGCTGGTGCTGGCCCGGGTGATCACCGGTTCGGTGCACGGGCTCTTCGTCGGGGTGGCCTCGATGGTCGCGGCCAACCTGGTGACACCGGAGCGGCGTGGCCAGGCGGTGGCCATGGTCTTCGGCGGCATCGCGGTGTCCACGGTGGTCGGGGTGCCGCTGGGCACCTTGGTCGGGCAGGCGGTCAGCTGGCAGGCGGCCTTCGTCGGGATCGTGATCCTGGCCGCCATCGCGCTGGTCGCCGTGGTGGCGCTGGTGCCGAGCATGCCGGCGCAGACCGATTCCGGGCTGCGCGACCAGGCCAAATTCGCCTTCGCACCACGGGTGCTGGCAATGCTCGCGGTCGGACTCCTGCTGCTCGGCGGCGAGTTCGCGGCCTTCACCTACATCGCCAGCTTCCTGCAGGACGTGACCAAGGTCTCCGGCGGGGCGGTCAGCGGCTTCGTGCTGGCCTTCGGCGTCGCGAGCGCGATCGGGGCGATCGTGGGTGGCCGCTTCGCCGACCGCAACGCCTCGGCGACCCTGCTGATCTGCAACGTCGGCCTGGTGGTCGCGCTGGTGGTGCTCAAGCTGGTCGGTGCGAGCCCGATCCCGGTGATCGTGGTGCTGGCCCTCTGGGGCCTGGTCGGCTTCGGCCTGACCCCGGCCTTCCAGCTGCGGGTGATCAGTCTGGCCGGGCCCGGCGGCGGCCTGGCGGCGACGCTGGGTGCCTCGGCGGTCAACGCCGGGATCGCGGCGGGTGCGGCCGTCGGCGGCTGGGCCCAGAGCAGCCACGGTTCGGGTGCGGTGGTGGTCACCGGCGCGGTGGTCTGCGCGGTGGCACTGCCGGCCACCTGGGCCTCGCGGTTCCTCACCCCGCCCTCGCAGGGCGAGACGGTGGTGGCGGCGGCCGGACCAGCTGCCGCCCTGGTGGCCGACTCCGGTGCTGTGCACGCCGACTGA
- a CDS encoding lysozyme translates to MSRAARFSRDARTIRPARRTGLSHRTGLSHRTGLSRHGARAAVTLAAALLAGAVAVPAQADGTTTTATATATATGFRPSHPDRDFAGSTVVAHEGRGPVGALQPMTGQSSGLDVSSYQGSVNWSGVAADGATFAYVKATEGTGYTNPDFAQQYNGSYNAGLIRGAYHFALPNASSGATQASYFVGHGGGWSADGKTLPPALDIEYNPYGATCYGLSQSAMVSWIHDFANTVESLTGRYPTIYTTTDWWTTCTGNNSGFGATDPLWIARYASSPGTLPNGWSYQTFWQYADSGTFPGDQDYFNGAFSRLQALAG, encoded by the coding sequence ATGTCCCGCGCTGCCCGCTTCTCCCGCGACGCCCGCACCATCAGACCCGCCCGCCGCACCGGGCTCTCCCACCGCACCGGGCTCTCCCACCGCACCGGACTCTCCCGCCACGGTGCCCGTGCCGCCGTCACCTTGGCCGCCGCGCTGCTCGCCGGGGCCGTCGCGGTTCCCGCCCAGGCCGACGGCACCACGACCACCGCCACCGCCACCGCCACCGCCACCGGCTTCCGACCCAGCCACCCCGACCGCGACTTCGCCGGCTCCACCGTGGTCGCCCACGAGGGCCGCGGCCCGGTCGGCGCGCTGCAACCGATGACCGGCCAGAGTTCCGGTCTGGACGTCTCCAGCTACCAGGGGAGCGTCAACTGGTCCGGCGTCGCCGCCGATGGCGCCACCTTCGCCTACGTGAAGGCGACCGAGGGCACCGGCTACACCAACCCGGACTTCGCCCAGCAGTACAACGGCAGCTACAACGCGGGCCTGATCCGCGGCGCCTACCACTTCGCGCTGCCCAACGCCTCCAGCGGCGCGACCCAGGCGAGCTACTTCGTCGGCCACGGCGGCGGCTGGTCGGCCGACGGAAAGACCCTGCCGCCCGCGCTGGACATCGAGTACAACCCCTACGGCGCCACCTGCTACGGGCTGAGCCAGAGCGCGATGGTGAGCTGGATCCACGACTTCGCCAACACCGTCGAGAGCCTCACCGGCCGCTACCCGACGATCTACACCACCACCGACTGGTGGACCACCTGCACCGGCAACAACAGCGGGTTCGGCGCCACCGACCCGCTCTGGATCGCCCGCTACGCCAGTTCGCCCGGCACCCTGCCCAACGGCTGGTCCTACCAGACCTTCTGGCAGTACGCGGACTCCGGCACCTTCCCCGGCGACCAGGACTACTTCAACGGCGCCTTCAGCCGCCTGCAGGCCCTGGCCGGCTGA